The genomic segment GCCAAATGGGCACCCTCATGGAGGGCGAGGGAATCGATGCCAAGCCAGCTAAGCCGCCACGCACCCACTGGGATATGCTGCGGGAGCGCCGCAGCATTGAAGAGCTCGACGTGTTGCTGGAAGAACGCATTGAGCAACTGCGCAAACGCCGCAGGAACGCCGCTCGTCTGCTAAAGCAGCAGCAGGAAGAGGCGGAGAAGAATGCCGCCGCCGAGAAGAGCAAGGCGTAAGGCAACAGCACAAAGCGCTCCCAATGGGGCGCTTTTCTTGTTGTTAGATGTTGTACTTTTTGCGCAGCTTCTTCACACTGTGCGCAACCAGTTTCTTGGTTTCTTTGGAGATTTCCCGTAGCTGCTCGCCGCGGTGTGCAGCACCCCATTTGGTGACCTCTAGCAGGGAATCTTTGACAAAGCTGCCATCGAGCTTGGATTCGCCGATTTCGCGTTCGGTGAAAGTGAT from the Corynebacterium durum genome contains:
- a CDS encoding RNA polymerase-binding protein RbpA is translated as MADRVLRGSRMGAVSYETDRDHDLAPRQIVKYRTEVGDVFEVPFADDAEIPGTWMCKNGQMGTLMEGEGIDAKPAKPPRTHWDMLRERRSIEELDVLLEERIEQLRKRRRNAARLLKQQQEEAEKNAAAEKSKA